From Aspergillus chevalieri M1 DNA, chromosome 4, nearly complete sequence, a single genomic window includes:
- a CDS encoding uncharacterized protein (COG:S;~EggNog:ENOG410Q1V1;~SECRETED:SignalP(1-16)), producing the protein MKLSLAFLATLSVAMAASIPATCEDIPNSLGDKPQTLHNYFNQEVCQKSKCDTTINDSTSFLEKTVVPQLVQQLSQSLGISTGNQDQIEKVAKEVSQAIQQSCSQQYGDKKVCNDDDSVLQFGQCALKAAEPVISKQSQGDDDVPSEEECQKLKTALTDDQLWSKTLPGYVDQFAKQCKKN; encoded by the coding sequence ATGAAGCTCTCTCTTGCCTTCCTCGCTACCCTCTCCGTCGCCATGGCCGCATCCATCCCCGCAACATGCGAGGACATCCCCAACTCGCTGGGCGACAAGCCCCAGACCCTCCACAACTACTTCAACCAAGAAGTATGCCAGAAGAGCAAATGCGACACCACCATCAATGACAGCACCTCGTTCCTTGAGAAGACCGTCGTCCCGCAGCTCGTCCAGCAGCTCTCGCAGAGCCTCGGAATCTCCACCGGCAACCAGGATCAGATCGAGAAGGTCGCCAAGGAAGTCAGCCAGGCTATCCAGCAGAGCTGTTCTCAGCAGTATGGCGACAAGAAGGTGTGCAACGACGACGACAGTGTTCTTCAGTTCGGTCAGTGCGCGCTCAAGGCGGCCGAGCCGGTGATCAGCAAGCAGAGCCAGGGCGATGACGACGTCCCTTCGGAGGAGGAGTGCCAGAAGTTGAAGACGGCGTTGACGGATGATCAGTTGTGGTCGAAGACTCTCCCGGGTTATGTGGACCAGTTTGCGAAGCAGTGCAAGAAGAACTAG
- a CDS encoding uncharacterized protein (COG:S;~EggNog:ENOG410PWYC;~SECRETED:SignalP(1-18)) — MHFSTTLLPLALALRASAMYDDWYFGNMFALGPTSDNIHITKATYSLVPPAVPCGSQQNTSDEAPWLALWVGLSASMSDQKADLFQPLLNWSPDQKSQACPASNQEWCVATSTYHSSGQVQEPYVPVPNDSELEFTITVDEASNKIIQQISVNGKEISHQADDKTINPTYIYSSNECYLDACGTLAAYSWQNMTIHLSDADLNFQNTIALDGARDSGITTPDNGKTWHINSMRIDRDYFYPDQKDHECGSD; from the exons ATGCACTTTTCTACCACCCTCCTCCCCTTGGCTTTGGCGCTGCGCGCCTCCGCCATGTACGACGACTGGTATTTCGGCAACATGTTCGCGCTGGGACCGACCAGCGACAACATCCACATCACAAAGGCGACTTACTCGCTCGTCCCGCCGGCTGTGCCGTGCGGATCGCAGCAGAATACCAGCGATGAGGCGCCGTGGTTGGCGCTGTGGGTTGGGTTGAGTGCGAGCATGTCGGACCAGAAGGCGGATTTGTTTCAGCCGTTGTTGAATTGGTCGCCGGATCAGAAGAGTCAGGCTTGTCCTGCTAGTAACCAGGAGTGGTGTGTTGCTACTAGTACTTACCATTCGT CTGGCCAGGTGCAAGAGCCATACGTGCCTGTTCCGAACGACTCGGAGCTTGAGTTCACCATCACCGTCGATGAGGCGAGCAACAAGATTATCCAGCAGATCTCTGTCAACGGCAAGGAGATCTCgcaccaggctgatg ACAAAACAATCAACCCCACCTACATCTACTCCAGCAACGAATGCTACCTCGACGCCTGCGGCACCCTCGCCGCATACTCCTGGCAGAACATGACCATCCACCTCAGTGACGCAGACCTTAACTTCCAAAACACCATCGCCCTGGACGGCGCGCGTGACAGCGGAATAACCACCCCAGACAATGGAAAGACCTGGCACATCAACTCGATGCGCATTGACCGTGACTACTTCTACCCGGACCAGAAGGACCACGAGTGCGGGTCTGACTAA
- a CDS encoding NAD(P)H-quinone oxidoreductase (COG:Q;~EggNog:ENOG410PFM9;~InterPro:IPR013154,IPR013149,IPR014189,IPR036291, IPR011032,IPR020843;~PFAM:PF00107,PF08240,PF13602;~go_function: GO:0016491 - oxidoreductase activity [Evidence IEA];~go_process: GO:0055114 - oxidation-reduction process [Evidence IEA]) yields MSSTMRAIGIKNNTGPAENLFVDNIPKPSPSAGEALVKIKAFGLNRMDLLQREGKYPVPPQAPPTLGVEFSGVIEVVAEGTDCDFKAGDEVFGLAYGGAYAEYIVVSPAMLVHKPAELSWEEAAGVPETWMTASQALFLIGDFQPGQSVLWHAGASSVSLSGIQLAKAHGAKAIYATAGSQEKIDFLEKQMGVTAAFNYRTQDWASELRQATDGQGVNLIVDFIGGPYFQDDLNSAARDGRVVFLGLMGGGKVPGTADISAMLYKRVRVEGSTLRSRELDYQRKLRDTLVEHALPKLQDKSFTVYVEKVFRFEEIADAHRLLESNATKGKLICVIDH; encoded by the exons ATGTCTTCCACCATGAGAGCAATCG GCATAAAAAACAACACCGGCCCCGCCGAAAACCTCTTTGTCGACAACATCCCCAAGCCCTCTCCCTCCGCGGGAGAGGCCCTGGTGAAGATTAAGGCTTTCGGTCTGAACCGAATGGACCTGCTGCAGCGCGAGGGCAAGTATCCGGTTCCGCCGCAGGCGCCTCCGACGCTGGGCGTGGAGTTCTCGGGTGTGATTGAGGTGGTTGCGGAGGGGACGGATTGTGATTTCAAGGCTGGGGATGAGGTTTTTGGACTGGCTTATGGAG GTGCGTATGCGGAGTATATTGTGGTGTCGCCGGCGATGCTGGTTCATAAGCCGGCCGAGTTGTCGTGGGAGGAAGCGGCTGGTGTTCCTGAG ACATGGATGACCGCCTCGCAagccctcttcctcatcggcGACTTCCAACCCGGCCAATCCGTCCTCTGGCACGCCGGCGCCTCGTCCGTCTCGCTTTCAGGGATCCAACTCGCCAAGGCTCACGGCGCAAAAGCGATCTACGCGACCGCCGGATCGCAGGAAAAGATTGACTTCCTGGAGAAACAAATGGGTGTCACCGCCGCGTTCAACTACCGCACACAGGACTGGGCGTCGGAATTGCGCCAGGCTACGGATGGACAAGGGGTGAACCTAATTGTCGACTTCATCGGCGGGCCGTATTTCCAGGATGATCTGAACTCGGCTGCGCGCGACGGACGGGTTGTTTTCTTGGGGTTGATGGGCGGTGGCAAAGTGCCTGGGACGGCTGATATCTCCGCGATGTTGTACAAGCGCGTTCGCGTTGAGGGGAGTACACTGCGGAGtcgggagctggattatcAGCGGAAGCTGCGCGATACCTTGGTTGAGCATGCGCTGCCCAAGCTCCAGGATAAGTCGTTCACGGTATATGTGGAAAAAGTGTTCCGCTTCGAAGAAATCGCAGACGCACACCGACTATTGGAGAGCAATGCCACCAAGGGCAAGTTGATTTGCGTTATCGATCACTAG